A region from the Deltaproteobacteria bacterium genome encodes:
- a CDS encoding flavodoxin family protein has protein sequence MNQPPDVLALAFSPRKAGNSDLLLDEFLRGAQAAGAGINRIAVRDLSVRGCLECGECDEAGECVIRDDMDDLYPLLIQTTRVVIASPIFFYGLPSNGKAVIDRTQALWNRVRLNPELKREDGQGLFLGVGATRGRNLFDGSLLTIKYFMDAIGLPAQAESLTYREVETKDAIKDHPTALSEACAAGKAFVRG, from the coding sequence ATGAATCAACCCCCGGATGTATTGGCCCTGGCATTCAGCCCCCGCAAGGCGGGTAACTCAGACCTGCTCTTGGATGAATTCCTGCGGGGAGCGCAGGCGGCCGGCGCTGGGATTAACCGGATAGCCGTGAGAGATTTAAGTGTGCGCGGCTGTCTGGAATGCGGCGAATGTGACGAGGCGGGCGAATGCGTCATCCGGGATGACATGGACGACCTTTATCCTCTCTTGATCCAGACCACGCGGGTGGTTATCGCCTCCCCGATCTTTTTTTACGGCCTGCCTTCAAATGGTAAGGCCGTAATAGACCGCACCCAGGCCCTTTGGAATCGAGTGCGCTTAAACCCGGAACTCAAACGGGAAGACGGGCAAGGCCTCTTTCTCGGAGTGGGCGCCACCAGAGGCCGGAACCTTTTTGATGGGTCATTACTGACGATCAAGTATTTCATGGACGCCATCGGCCTGCCCGCACAGGCTGAAAGCTTGACTTACCGGGAGGTGGAGACCAAGGACGCAATCAAGGATCACCCCACCGCCTTGAGCGAGGCCTGTGCCGCTGGCAAGGCCTTTGTCCGGGGATAG
- the sat gene encoding sulfate adenylyltransferase: protein MTLVPPHGSSELKPLLLEGSELEAEIKRAADLKHVDITTREAGDLFMMGIGAFTPLTGFMTKADWQGVCDNYQMADGTFWPIPITCSVDESDGVNAGDEIALYSDEYGGLIATMKVEEKYEIDKTHECKQIFMTDDPEHPGVAKVMDQKQFNIAGPVKVLSEGGFPEEYKDIYAKPVETRALFEELGWNRIAALQLRNPMHRSHEFLAKIAVEVMDGVLIHQLLGKLKAGDIPADVRVAAINALVENYFVPNTIVSRGYPMEMRYGGPREALLHAVFRQNFGCSHLIVGRDHAGVGDYYGPFDAQKIFDEIPEDSLVIQPLNIDWTFHCYKCGGMASMRTCPHKAEDRLLLSGTMVRKTLSEGGELPSEFSRPEVVKILQDYYQGLEEKVEVKLHGHATGEADENKK, encoded by the coding sequence ATGACACTCGTTCCCCCACATGGCAGCAGTGAGCTAAAACCCCTGCTTCTCGAAGGTTCGGAATTGGAAGCCGAGATAAAAAGGGCGGCTGATTTAAAGCATGTAGACATTACTACCCGTGAGGCCGGTGACCTCTTCATGATGGGTATTGGGGCCTTTACTCCATTAACAGGCTTCATGACCAAGGCCGACTGGCAAGGCGTTTGTGACAATTATCAAATGGCCGATGGAACCTTCTGGCCCATCCCGATTACCTGTTCTGTGGATGAATCGGATGGCGTCAATGCAGGAGATGAGATAGCGCTATACAGCGACGAGTATGGCGGCCTGATCGCCACCATGAAGGTCGAGGAAAAGTATGAGATTGACAAGACTCATGAGTGCAAACAGATCTTTATGACTGACGATCCGGAGCATCCGGGCGTGGCCAAAGTCATGGACCAGAAGCAGTTCAACATCGCCGGCCCGGTTAAGGTTCTGTCCGAAGGAGGTTTCCCGGAAGAGTATAAAGACATCTATGCCAAACCGGTTGAGACCCGGGCCCTGTTCGAGGAATTAGGCTGGAACAGAATCGCGGCATTGCAGCTCCGCAATCCCATGCACCGCTCTCACGAGTTCCTGGCTAAAATTGCCGTTGAGGTTATGGATGGCGTTCTTATCCACCAGCTTTTAGGCAAGCTCAAGGCCGGTGATATTCCGGCGGATGTGCGTGTGGCGGCCATAAACGCCTTAGTTGAGAATTACTTTGTGCCCAATACCATTGTTAGCCGTGGATATCCTATGGAGATGCGCTACGGCGGGCCGCGGGAGGCCTTGTTGCATGCAGTCTTCCGCCAGAATTTCGGGTGCTCTCACCTCATCGTCGGTCGTGATCATGCCGGTGTGGGCGATTATTACGGCCCTTTTGACGCTCAGAAGATTTTCGATGAGATCCCTGAGGATTCCTTGGTCATTCAGCCCCTTAACATAGACTGGACATTCCATTGCTATAAGTGCGGCGGCATGGCTTCCATGAGGACCTGCCCGCACAAGGCGGAAGATAGACTCCTGCTTTCTGGAACCATGGTGCGCAAGACCCTGTCCGAAGGCGGTGAACTGCCTTCCGAGTTCTCGCGGCCTGAGGTGGTCAAGATTCTCCAGGATTACTACCAGGGCCTCGAGGAAAAGGTTGAGGTCAAACTGCACGGGCATGCCACCGGCGAAGCTGATGAAAATAAGAAGTAG
- a CDS encoding Hsp20/alpha crystallin family protein has protein sequence MINLRIVNDVAAMNQGLKRLLDQIFVGLDARVCLHGQTWAPQMDIYETPEVYIIVAEMSGLNPEEVDLIVDRNYIKISGCRQQPILSSPLLVHQMEIDYGVFERAFRLPSPVKPEEASATSEQGLLKIILPKEIQRQKKIGITSE, from the coding sequence ATGATCAATCTGAGGATTGTTAATGACGTCGCCGCTATGAATCAGGGATTGAAACGGCTTCTGGACCAGATATTTGTCGGTTTGGATGCCAGAGTCTGCCTGCACGGCCAGACCTGGGCGCCTCAAATGGACATATATGAGACGCCGGAAGTTTATATCATTGTTGCTGAAATGTCAGGGTTGAACCCGGAGGAAGTTGATCTCATTGTGGATCGGAACTATATCAAGATCTCCGGGTGCAGGCAGCAGCCCATCCTGTCTTCCCCCCTCCTCGTCCACCAGATGGAAATAGACTATGGGGTTTTTGAACGAGCCTTCCGCCTGCCGAGTCCTGTCAAGCCGGAGGAGGCCAGCGCCACTTCTGAACAGGGTCTGCTCAAGATTATCCTGCCCAAGGAGATTCAGCGTCAAAAAAAAATCGGGATCACCAGTGAATAA
- the lon gene encoding endopeptidase La yields MSNESPSATDSASTGPGPNQHRPDQPNIPEVLAVLPVGEVNLFPGLILPLMVMDPKFINAIQESMSSDRMVGLFAVKDEVKEKEKLEPGDLFEVGSAGYVLKMSRTEEGLLQVLLQGLSRIRMKRIVETEPYFKARIEVLTDSFKMDKEIEALMSTLRGLFSKLLDMSPTLPKELGLMNQNIEHPGLLADMIVSALNIKKQEKQDFLANLDIKDRLKKVSAFLQHELDVMELGSKIQAQIKGKIDKTQREFYLREQLKAIKNELGESDEASVELQELEKRLAEKGLPEEASKTGTQELERLKKMNPASAEYTVSRTYLDWFLDLPWSEETDDNLDIEQAQRVLDEDHYGLEKVKKRIIQYLAVRKLSPGMKGAILCLVGPPGTGKTSLGRSIARAIGRNFVRISLGGVRDEAEVRGHRRTYVGALPGRIIQGLKKAGSRNPIFMLDEIDKLGTDFRGDPSSALLEVLDPEQNSTFSDHYLEVEFDLSHVMFITTANMMDTIPPPLLDRMEVLTLSGYTEEEKLAIARRYLVPRQRNEHGLKPRDIIFRDSAIKRIISAYTKEAGLRNLEREIANICRHVATEKVKGKKKKVSVTASDLQAILGPPRFESEVRARTSMPGVATGLAVTQAGGDILFIEATSMPGSKGLILTGQLGDVMKESAQAALSYVRSHSSELGLKNDYFSSHDIHVHIPAGATPKDGPSAGIALATALTSLVTGRPIRSDLAMTGEITLRGLVMPVGGIKEKVLAAKRAGIKNVIIPARNEPDLEDVPEAIKQQMNFYPIKRIDEALALAFEKPKAVKKKPHSRK; encoded by the coding sequence ATGAGTAATGAGAGTCCATCAGCGACAGACTCTGCTTCCACCGGCCCCGGCCCAAACCAGCACCGGCCGGACCAGCCGAATATACCAGAAGTTTTAGCCGTCCTGCCGGTGGGTGAAGTCAATCTTTTCCCGGGATTGATCCTCCCACTGATGGTTATGGACCCGAAATTCATCAATGCGATTCAGGAAAGTATGTCCTCTGACCGCATGGTCGGTCTTTTCGCTGTTAAGGACGAGGTAAAAGAAAAAGAGAAGCTAGAGCCCGGAGACCTCTTTGAGGTCGGGTCAGCAGGTTACGTGCTTAAGATGTCCAGGACGGAAGAGGGGCTGCTCCAGGTTCTGCTTCAGGGCTTGAGCCGCATCCGGATGAAGCGCATCGTCGAGACTGAACCCTATTTTAAGGCCAGGATCGAGGTCTTGACCGACAGCTTCAAGATGGACAAAGAAATCGAAGCCTTGATGAGCACCCTGCGCGGGCTCTTCAGCAAGCTCCTTGATATGTCCCCCACCCTGCCCAAGGAATTGGGTTTGATGAATCAGAACATCGAGCATCCCGGCCTGCTGGCCGATATGATCGTATCAGCTTTAAACATCAAAAAGCAGGAAAAACAGGACTTCCTTGCCAATCTGGACATCAAAGACAGATTAAAGAAGGTCTCTGCCTTCCTGCAGCATGAGTTGGATGTCATGGAGCTTGGGTCCAAGATTCAAGCCCAGATCAAAGGCAAGATTGATAAAACCCAGCGGGAGTTTTACTTACGGGAGCAGCTTAAAGCCATCAAGAACGAGTTGGGCGAATCGGACGAAGCCTCAGTGGAACTGCAAGAACTTGAGAAGCGCCTGGCCGAGAAAGGGCTGCCCGAGGAAGCGTCCAAAACAGGCACACAGGAACTGGAGCGCCTCAAGAAAATGAACCCCGCCTCGGCCGAGTATACCGTTTCGCGAACCTACCTGGACTGGTTCCTGGATCTGCCTTGGTCCGAGGAGACCGACGACAACCTGGACATAGAGCAAGCTCAAAGGGTTTTAGATGAAGACCATTACGGCCTGGAAAAGGTCAAGAAAAGAATCATTCAATACCTGGCTGTCCGCAAGCTCAGTCCGGGCATGAAAGGCGCCATCCTCTGCCTGGTCGGCCCGCCGGGAACGGGAAAGACTTCACTCGGCCGCTCCATTGCCCGCGCCATCGGCCGTAATTTCGTTCGTATCTCTCTGGGCGGCGTTCGGGATGAGGCTGAGGTTCGGGGTCATCGCAGAACCTACGTTGGAGCCTTGCCCGGGCGCATCATCCAGGGGCTCAAAAAGGCGGGGTCGCGTAATCCGATTTTTATGCTCGACGAGATTGACAAACTTGGGACTGACTTCAGGGGTGACCCCTCCTCCGCTCTTCTCGAGGTCCTGGACCCGGAACAAAATTCCACCTTTTCTGATCACTACCTCGAAGTGGAGTTCGATCTTTCCCACGTCATGTTTATCACCACGGCCAATATGATGGACACCATCCCTCCCCCGCTGCTAGACCGGATGGAGGTTCTGACTCTCTCCGGCTACACCGAGGAGGAAAAACTGGCCATTGCCAGGCGTTATCTGGTTCCCCGCCAGAGAAATGAACACGGCCTGAAGCCCAGGGATATCATCTTCAGGGACTCCGCCATCAAACGGATCATTTCAGCCTACACTAAGGAGGCGGGTTTAAGAAACCTGGAGCGGGAGATCGCCAACATCTGCCGGCATGTGGCCACCGAGAAGGTCAAAGGCAAAAAGAAAAAAGTGTCTGTCACGGCCTCCGACCTTCAGGCCATCCTCGGGCCGCCCCGATTCGAAAGCGAAGTCCGGGCCCGAACCTCGATGCCCGGAGTAGCCACAGGTCTGGCAGTAACGCAGGCCGGCGGGGATATCCTCTTTATCGAAGCTACCAGCATGCCCGGGTCCAAGGGATTGATCCTGACCGGCCAGTTGGGCGACGTTATGAAGGAAAGCGCGCAGGCCGCGCTGAGTTACGTCCGTTCGCATTCTTCCGAGCTGGGCTTGAAGAACGATTACTTCAGCAGCCATGATATTCATGTCCATATCCCGGCCGGAGCTACGCCAAAAGACGGGCCTTCAGCCGGTATTGCTCTGGCCACGGCCTTGACCTCATTGGTTACAGGCCGTCCAATCCGCTCCGACCTCGCCATGACCGGTGAAATCACCTTACGAGGCCTGGTGATGCCTGTCGGAGGCATTAAAGAAAAAGTCCTGGCGGCAAAACGCGCTGGAATAAAAAATGTCATCATCCCAGCGAGAAATGAACCTGATCTGGAAGATGTTCCTGAAGCGATCAAGCAGCAGATGAATTTTTACCCGATCAAGCGGATTGACGAGGCGCTGGCCCTGGCATTTGAAAAACCAAAAGCCGTAAAAAAGAAGCCGCACTCCCGAAAATGA
- a CDS encoding polyprenyl synthetase family protein yields MAADDVIERLGPVFDRINQRLMTNLSSDIPYISQVCQYILLSGGKRIRPALFILAARLCGYQGNQDYYYSVIFEHLHAASLLHDDVVDDSDTRRGQAAAHVVYGNQGVILVGDHLVAKATSLAVETRLLKFLEVLSETASHLTEGEILELLHKRDIEITEAEYERLIYRKTGALIQAACRLGAVFSGARAEYEKSLSDYGGKVGQAFQMIDDVLDYSTTASELGKPVGHDLEEGKITLPVILTLDQADNADRSEFRDLILKEKRSPGEFTRVKALIDKYQGLEQTREKAKHLVTEAKDCLAVFPERQEKKDLCDLADFIVTRRK; encoded by the coding sequence AATAGAAAGGTTGGGGCCTGTTTTTGACCGCATCAATCAGCGGCTCATGACCAACCTGTCCTCAGATATTCCGTATATCTCCCAGGTCTGTCAATATATCCTCCTCAGCGGCGGGAAAAGGATTCGTCCCGCACTCTTCATCCTAGCCGCCCGCCTCTGTGGTTATCAAGGCAATCAGGATTACTATTACTCCGTCATATTTGAACATCTCCATGCCGCGAGCCTGCTTCATGACGACGTGGTTGACGACTCTGACACCAGGCGAGGTCAGGCTGCGGCCCATGTTGTTTATGGCAACCAGGGCGTGATACTTGTCGGAGACCACCTTGTCGCCAAGGCGACCTCATTAGCCGTGGAGACCAGATTATTAAAATTCTTAGAAGTTTTATCCGAGACCGCCAGCCACCTGACAGAGGGTGAAATTTTGGAACTCCTCCACAAGCGTGATATCGAGATCACTGAAGCGGAGTATGAGCGCCTCATTTATCGCAAGACCGGCGCCTTGATTCAGGCAGCTTGCAGATTAGGCGCGGTTTTTAGTGGAGCTCGGGCAGAATACGAAAAAAGTCTGTCTGATTACGGCGGTAAGGTCGGCCAGGCCTTTCAGATGATTGACGACGTCCTGGACTATTCAACCACGGCCTCTGAACTCGGCAAGCCGGTGGGTCATGACCTGGAAGAAGGCAAGATTACCCTCCCCGTGATCCTGACCCTGGATCAGGCGGATAATGCCGATCGCAGCGAATTTCGCGATCTGATCCTGAAAGAAAAACGGTCGCCCGGCGAGTTCACCCGGGTAAAGGCGCTGATTGACAAATATCAGGGCCTGGAACAGACCAGGGAAAAGGCCAAACATCTCGTAACCGAAGCCAAAGACTGTCTGGCTGTATTCCCGGAAAGACAGGAGAAAAAAGACCTCTGCGATCTGGCCGATTTCATCGTTACCCGCCGAAAATAG
- a CDS encoding PHP domain-containing protein produces the protein MDLIDLHAHTTASDGSLTPGELVNLAFRIGLKAVAVTDHDTVAGVSEALSRGKELDFEVVPGIEISAEFKPGSMHILGYFIDHTHPGLNSRLTQLQEARRNRNPKIVAKLNALGLDITMEEIQAVAGGEQIGRPHFAKVMVNKGYVDTFNEAFDLYLAKGAPAYMDKFRFSPAEAMEMIREAGGLPVLAHPLTLGLDEPEDLEALIANLVKNGLAGLEVYYSEHTSEMCQTYFALTEKYNLSPTGGSDFHGKIKARIELGRGLGNLAIPYEWLTSLRQRWKNKK, from the coding sequence TTGGACCTGATTGACCTGCACGCCCATACGACCGCCTCTGACGGCTCGCTGACACCAGGTGAGCTGGTGAACCTGGCCTTTCGAATTGGTCTTAAGGCCGTGGCGGTGACGGACCACGATACCGTGGCCGGCGTGTCCGAGGCCTTGTCCCGGGGAAAGGAACTGGATTTTGAAGTCGTGCCTGGCATAGAAATAAGCGCCGAATTCAAGCCCGGCTCCATGCATATACTTGGCTACTTTATTGATCACACCCACCCGGGCCTTAACTCCAGGCTGACACAGCTCCAGGAGGCCCGCCGAAACCGCAACCCTAAAATCGTGGCCAAGCTGAATGCGCTGGGCCTTGACATTACCATGGAGGAAATCCAGGCCGTGGCCGGGGGGGAACAAATCGGCCGGCCTCACTTTGCAAAAGTCATGGTAAACAAGGGTTACGTGGACACGTTCAATGAGGCCTTTGATCTGTATCTGGCCAAGGGCGCTCCAGCCTATATGGACAAGTTTCGTTTTTCTCCAGCAGAGGCCATGGAGATGATTCGTGAGGCTGGAGGATTACCGGTTCTGGCCCATCCTCTAACTCTTGGTCTTGATGAGCCGGAAGACCTGGAAGCCTTGATCGCTAATCTGGTTAAAAATGGATTAGCCGGTCTCGAGGTCTATTACTCGGAGCACACGTCCGAGATGTGTCAGACCTATTTTGCCTTGACTGAAAAGTATAACCTCAGTCCTACCGGCGGTTCTGATTTTCATGGCAAGATCAAGGCGCGGATCGAATTGGGACGCGGCCTGGGTAACTTAGCCATACCTTACGAATGGCTGACGTCTTTGCGTCAGAGATGGAAGAATAAAAAATGA